gagagagagagagagagagagagagagacagagaagagatgaaagaaaggaatgaatgaatgagagagagagagagagagagagagagagagagagagagagagagagagagagagagagagagagagagagagagagagagagagagagagaaggaaaaggacagaagaaaaatgaaaagggaaagaataaggaataaaagaagaaagaataggcaGGAAGGATAGTGAACTTAGAAGTGGGAAAAATTGAAAGGATGTTaggacagaagaaaaaggaaatacaaatcaCAGAGCAAGTAAAGTCTCGAAAAAAtaatagatttagaaaaaaaggttttaaagaattataacacacacacacacacacaccacacacacacgcatagacatatacacacatgtacacacacacatacacacacacgcacacacacacacacacacacacacatacacatatatgtgtgtgtgtgcatatatatatatatatatatatatatatatatatatatatatatatatatatatatatatatatatatatatatatatatatttacctatttaaatatatatatatatatatatatatatatatatatatatatatatatatatatatatataaaggaatgaatgagagagagagagagagagagagagagagagagagagagagagagagagagagagaagagagagagagagagagagagagagagagagagagagagacagacagagaaaagatgaaagaaaggaatgaatgagagagagagagagagagagagagagtgagagagagagagagagagagagagagagagagagagagagagagagagagagagagagagaggagagagagagagagagagagagaaagagagagagggagggagagagagagaaagaaagaaagaaagaaagaaagaaagagagagaaagaaagaaagagaaagagagaaagatagatagatagatagagagatgaaaggagggagggagagagagaaagagagagagaggggggagatgaaagaaaggaaagagaaagagagagagagagatagctagagagagagagagagagagagagagagagagagagagagagagagagagagagagagagagagagagagagagagagagagagattagagacagagagaaagaggcagagagagagagagacaaaaacaataaaggctaaaagggaaaaaataaacccaAACCGAAAAAAGCGAATGGAAGTACAAAAGGAAACGggcgaaaagagaggaggaagaaaacacgagagaaagagaaagacgcagCAAGAACAAAGAAAGATTTTTCAAAGGAGGAAGatcaaagagaagaggagaaagagagaagtcagTTTAAAGAGTAAATGATAGCTATGAAGATTATAAAAGGGAAACATGAGAGATTAAAAGACCCGGAATCTTTTCAAAATCCAATCAATTTTGACGTAATCAGgattagaaaaaatagaataaaaaatacataatcaggattagaaaaaaaaataaataaaaatatacttcatccggattagaaaaaaaaaaataaaaaagtatataatcaggattagaaaaaaaacacataatcaGGAttcgaaaaaaatctttcttataATCAAGATTAGAACGATTCGCCGATTATCACGATCGGCTGGAGAGATTAGATGCCGCGGGGAAAGGAATCGGCCCTTGCGAGTTATCACCGAATCACTTTGATTGGtgttgagaggagagaggattcgGAAtggcaaagaaaatgagaaactaaatccttttttttacgtcgattttatttatttatttatctattttttaatcaCATTGGTCTATTTCaaatataaactaaaaaaaaatcaaaagttacATTATATGAAGTAATATCCTGTACCAAGAAtttcaaatgaaaataatagtgtaAACGCACATTAAAAGGAGTTTAAATTCTATATCAAATACACGAATTTAagatgaaaaggacaataaacataaatacaaatcagatacaaaaaaaaatccatattagAAAtcctaaataaatacataaataaggaaaatgtaatgaaatgtataatttaaacataaaaataaaacaagaaaaaagtgatgaagaaagggaaaatgaaacacAAAAAGGATTTATTAAATAGAAATGTTTAATAAAGGGTCAaaatcacgaaaaaaagaaagatcatatggaacgaagagaaagacgagaaagtagaaaagagggaggagaaagtaaaataaagaagggattaggaagaaggaacagaagaagagagaaggaggaagaattcagaagagaagtaagaaaaaattaataagagaggaaggacaaagtaaaataaaagagggagtagaaagaaagaaaagaagaagcgagaaggagtaagagaatgaagaaaagagaaggaggaagaaataaataagagagaaggagaaaaaaataaagaagggaggaggaagaaggaaaagaagagagtgaataagtgagaatgaggaagaaaataaataagagtaaaatggagagaatgaagaaaggagggagaggacgagaagaaagatgagaaagaagaaggaaggaggaggaagagaaagaagaagagaggaggaggaagaggagaaagaagaaatgacagataaagaacaagaaggagaagggagaaggataggatgaacaaaaaataaaaatgaagaagaggagagaaggaagaaaaggagaaggaagaaaggggaggaagaggaagaagaaaaagagaaggaggaaaggggaggaaaaggaagaagaaaaaaggaggagggaatgggagaatagTAAAAGGAATAGAGActcagaggaagtaaaaaaataataatatgaaagaggagaagaaggaagaaaataaatgagagggtaagaagaaagaagaggtgaaatgacgaaaagaaatggaagaacaaggagaaggaagaagatgaagaaaaggacaaacgagaaagaacaagagaggaaaaaacagaatgagaatatgacggaaggaggaagtacaagagaaaaaaggaagaaaaaataaaacgaagaggaagattaATGGGAATAtataagaagggaagaaaagcaggtgaggaagagaagaaaaagatggagggatTAGGAcgcaaggaggaagaaaggaggagatagagaaggaagataacAAGAGGGTACAGAGAGGGAAGcaaaaaagaggagataaaaaaggaagaagaaaacaggagaccgtgaaaattagagaaaatagaagaaaacaggaggtaaagaaaagaaaagaaaagagaagaaggagagcaaagagaaaacataaggaaagagaaaacaaggaaaataaaaagaaacgaggatagagaaaagagaagaaagaagaaggaagaggaatatataagacaaagaaaatagaagaaaggaggggacagggagcaaagaagagacagaagaggaggaagcagagacaaagaaaatagaagaaaagaggagacggagagggaagaagagacagaggaggaggaaccagagacaaagaaaatagaagaaaagaggagacagagagggaagaagagatggaggaggaagaggaagcagagagaaggggacgaagacggagaggaggagggagaggagggcttcCGGCCTGTCGAAATATTTTAATCCAAGATGAAAGACGTTTGTGATCAAGTGGCGCCGCGATTATAGCCCTTAGGTGGAGGGGTCTTTAGGTCGAGTGTCCGGACGGCGGGACTGACCTTGCTGCTCCTTGGTGACGTATGATCAGAACGGGGATAAAAAGATCCCTAATTATTTCGTTTGTATGTTCGGCATATGCGCCCGTTCCTCTGGCGAGCCGTTCCTCTGGCGAGCCGTTCCTCTGGCGAGCCGTTCCCCTGGCGAGCCGTTCCTCTGGCGAGCCGTTCTCCTGGCGAGCAGTTCCTCTGGCGAGCCGTTCCCCTGGCGAGCCGTTCCTCTGGCGAGTCGTTCCTCTGGCGAGCCGTTCCTCTGGCGAGCCGTTCCCCTGGCGAGCCGTTCTCCTGGCGAGCCGTTCCTCTGGCGAGCCGTTCCTCTGGCGAGCCGTTCCTCTGGCGAGCCGTTCGTCTGGCGAGCCGTTCCTCTGGCGAGCCGTTCCTCTGGCGAGCCGTTCGTCTGCCGAGCCGTTCCTCTGGCGAGCCGTTCCCCTGGCGAGCCGTTCCCCTGGCGAGCCGTTCCTCTGGCGAGCCGTTCCTCTGGCGAGCCGTTCCTCTGGCGAGCCGTTCGTCTGGCGAGCCGTTCCCCTGGCGAGCCGTTCCTCTGGCGAGCCGTTCCTCTGGCGAGCCGTTCCTCTGGCGAGCCGTTCCTCTGGCGAGCCGTTCGTCTGCCGAGCCGTTCCTCTGGCGAGCCGTTCGTCTGGCGAGCCGTTCCCCTGGCGAACCGTTCCTCTGGCGGGTCGTTCCTCTGGCGAGCCGTTCGTCTGGCGAGCCGTTCCCCTGGCGAACCGTTCCTCTGGCGGGCCGTTCGTCTGGCGAGCCGTTCGTCTGGCGAGCCGTTCGTCTGGCGAGCCGTTCCTCTGGCGAGCCGTTCCTCTGGCGAGCCGTTCCTCTGGCGAGCCGTTCGTCTGCCGAGCCGTTCCTCTGGCGAGCCGTTCGTCTGGCGAGCCGTTCCCCTGGCGAACCGTTCCTCTGGCGGGCCGTTCCCCTGGCGAGCCGTTCCCCTGGCGAGCCGTTCCCCTGGCGAGCCGTTCCTCTGGCGAGCCGTTTTCTTGGCGAGCTGTTCCTCTGGCGAGCTGTTCCCCTGGCGAGCCGTTCGTCTGCCGAGCCGTTCCTCTGGCGAGCAGTTCGTCTGGCAAACCGTTCCCCTGGCGAGCCGTTCCTCTGGCGAGCCGTTCCCCTGGCGAGCCGTTCCTCTGGCGAGCCGTTCCCCTGGCGAGCAGTTCGTCTGGCGAGCCGTTCCTCTGGCGAGCAGTTCCTCTGGCGAGCCGTACGTCTGGCGAGCCGTTCGTCTGGCGAGCCGTTCCCCTGGCGAGCCGTTCCTCTGGCGAGCCGTTCCTCTGGCGAACCGTTCCTCTGGCGAGCAGTTCCTCTGGCGAGCCGTACGTCTGGCGAGCCGTTCGTCTGGCGAGCCGTTCCTCTGGCGAGCCGTTCCTCTGGCGAACCGTTCCTCTGGCGAGCAGTTCCTCTGGCGAGCCGTTCGTCTGGCGAGCCGTTCCCCTGGCGAACCGTTCCTCTGGCGAGCCGTTCCTCTGGCGAACCGTTCCTCTGGCGAGCAGTTCCTCTGGCGAGCCGTTCGTCTGGCGAGCCGTTCCTCTGGCGAGCCGTTCCCCTAGCGAGCCGTTCCTCTGGCGAGCCGTTCCTCTGGCGAACCGTTCCTCTGGCGAGCAGTTCCTCTGGCGAGCCGTTCGTCTGGCGAGCCGTTCCTCTGGCGAACCGTTCCTCTGGCGAGCCGTTCCTCTGGCGAGCCGTTCCCCTGGCGAGCCGTTCCTCTGGCGAGCCGTTCCTCTGGCGAACCGTTCCTCTGGCGAGCAGTTCCTCTGGCGAGCCGTTCGTCTGGCGAGCCGTTCCTCTGGCGAACCGTTCCTCTGGCGAGCCGTTCGTCTGGCGAGCCATTCCCCTGGCGAGCCGTTCCTCTGGCGAGCCGTTCCTCTGGCGAGCCGTTCGTCTGGCGAGCCGTTCCTCTGGCGAACCGTTCCTCTGGCGAGCCGTTCCTCTGGCGAGCAGTTCCTCTGGCGAGCCGTACCCCTGGCGAGCCGTTCCTCTGGCGAGCCGTTCCCCTGGCGAGCCGTTCCTCTGGCGAGCCGTTCCCCTGGCGAGCCGTTCCCCTGGCGAGCCGTTCGTCTGGCGAACCGTTCCTCTGGCGAGCCGTTCCCCTGGCGAGCCGTTCCTCTGGCGAGCCGTTTCCCTGGCGAGCCGTTCCTCTGGCGAGCCGTTCGTCTGGCGAGCCGTTCGTCTGGCGAGCCGTTCGTCTGGCGAGCCGTTCTCCTGGCGAGCAGTTCCTCTGGCGAGCCGGTCGTCTGGCGAGCCGTTCCCCTGGCGAGCCGTCCCCCTGGCGAGCCGTTCCTCTGCCAAGCcgttctcctatatatatatacatatgtgtgtgtgtatgtgtgtgtgtgtgtacatatatatatatatatatatatatatatatatatatatatatatatatatatatatatatatatatatatatatatatatatatacatatatatatctaaatatgcatatatatacggatatatatatatgtatatatatatatatatacatatatatatatatatatatatatatatatatatctatatatatatatattatatatatatatctatatcaatatctatatctatatctctctatctatctatctatctatctatctatatatatatatatatatatatatatatatatatatatatatatatatatatatatatatatatatatgtatgtatgtatgtatgtgtgtatgtatatatatatatatatatatatatatatatatatatatatatatatatacatacacacatacatacatatatatatatatatatatatatatatatatatatatatatatatatatatatatatatatatgtacatacatacatacatacatacatacatacatacatatatatatatatatatatatatatatatatatatatatatatatatatatatatatgtgtgtgtgtgtgtgtatatatatatatacatacaaatatatatatatacatacatatgtatatatatatatatatatatatatatatatgtatgtatatacataaataaatatatatatatatgcatatatatatatatgtatttatgtatgtatgtatgtatgtatgtatgtatatatatatataatatatatatatatatatatatatatatatatatatatatatatatatgtaagtatgtatgtatgtatgtatgtatgtatgtatgtatgtatgtatgtatgtatgtatgtatgtatgtatgtatgtctgtatatatgtatgtatatatatatatatttatatacatatatatatatacatacatacatatatatatatatataaatatttatatacataaatatatgtaagtatgtatgtatgtatgtatgtatgtatgtatgtatgtatgtatgtatgtatgtatgtatgtatgtatatatatatatatatatatatatatatatatatatatacatatatatatatatatatatatatatatatatatatatatatatatatatatatatgccatattaCGAACAGTCAATCCTTCTCGCTTGCTGCATGACCCTGGCTGAGGAAGCTGGTTGGGAGAAACATGCAAATAACCAAAGACCCAAAAATTCTTTCCTTGTCGGCAGTTCCGACTGACGAGGAAGAATCCCTCTATCGTTTAATGAATTCCACTGGACTTTAAAAGTCTATAAATCCAAAATCAcaccgatatatatttttttttttttttttttttttttttttttgagtacgaGAAGCTTCGTCCTCACTAAAATGCGTCCAGTCTTAGGAGTGAGGAATAACTAAGCAGCTCATTCCAGCCTTCAGGTAattatatttacttttctttattttttatacaatTTTCTTGTTATGTTTTTACCAATGTTAACGGCCATCAACAccactttattatttttaattgaaTCAAAGTATTTGTCTTACCTtggacacacgcacatagacataaaTCCATctaagtgtttgtatgtatgcatgaacatttagtgtgtgtgtgtgtgtgtgtgtgtgtgtgtgtgtgtgtgtgtgtgtgtgtgtgtgtgtgtgtgtgtgtgtgtgtgtgtgtgtgtttgtacgaaaataaaaatatgagaaaaatacaATGACGTAATCAGTAGAACCTTTATATAGTGTAACTGAGATCACCAAACGAAACGAACACATATaactaaacaaacagacataacgtATCGAAgagtttagaagaagaaaaaaaatcttcccgctaaagaaaaaagtaattataattatatgacaaaaaataatcatCCTAATTTACACATTCGAAAACTATATCTCCAAATCATTAAAAACCGTTCACGATGAGGACACAATCACGAACCAGTGGCGCCCTTCGAATCACGTGATCCGATGAGATTTGCAAAGCTCTTGTTCATATTTTGTCCAAGATTTTATTAAACTCttagccttccctccctccgcccccttcccccctccccccactcttaaAATCCTTTTAATCGGCGCAGTCACATGCATCTAACCGAGAAGGAGTAAACTTCTCAACTACGGACAGATGGAGCTCCTATTCTCGACCTTATACCCTCGTGACGTAAGGCTTGTTATGCCGTGGTGGAAAAATGGCCTCAATATGTGCTTGCGTGGAATATTCGCCCCGTGGAACTCATAATACTTTTCAGTGTTTCTTAAAAAATTTCTGTCGGAAGGGTATCTTCATCATAGAGCTCAAAATTCGTATGGATTTATAAGGAATCGCAAACTCTACGCACGATTTTGTAGCTTTGTGGTTATTCATTTCTGCATCTAATCGAAATCTGGATTAGTCTTTAGTTCCGAGATTAAGTACCTTAATAGTCTTACCGTACAATTGTCTTCGGTCAAATATTATTTTCCACTATCTTTAGATATAAGCATTTATTCCATTTCTTGATTGCTTCTTTTATATTACTCTGAAAATGTACAAATACCTAAAATGCAACTCATGCATAGGTTATGCATTCGCATTCAATCGTACTTGTTTCTACACTTGCCGTCATTATCACAAGAATAGAATCAAGAATAAGCATTTCACCAAAAGCTTTAGTACTGCCCAAAGGTCAAAGTG
The nucleotide sequence above comes from Penaeus vannamei isolate JL-2024 chromosome 6, ASM4276789v1, whole genome shotgun sequence. Encoded proteins:
- the LOC138861923 gene encoding spermatogenesis-associated protein 31H1-like; this encodes MLGSKSRRKGTGHPTAPSSDLVGTFLCEHVFYIYLDAGPTLTFGQNFLRNTEKYYEFHGANIPRKHILRPFFHHGITSLTSRGYKVENRSSICPRTARQTNGSPDERLARRTARQRNGSPGKRLARGTARQGNGSPEERFARRTARQGNGSPGERLARGTARQGNGSPEERLARGTARQRNCSPEERLARGTVRQRNGSPDERLARGTARQRNGSPGEWLARRTARQRNGSPEERLARRTARQRNCSPEERFARGTARQRNGSPGERLARGTARQRNGSPEERLARRTARQRNCSPEERFARGTARQRNGSLGERLARGTARQTNGSPEELLARGTVRQRNGSPEERFARGTARQTNGSPEELLARGTVRQRNGSPEERLARRTARQTYGSPEELLARGTVRQRNGSPEERLARGTARQTNGSPDVRLARGTARQRNGSPDELLARGTARQRNGSPGERLARGTARQGNGLPDELLARGTARQTNGSPGEQLARGTARQENGSPEERLARGTARQGNGSPGERPARGTVRQGNGSPDERLARGTARQTNGSPEERLARGTARQRNGSPDERLARRTARQTNGPPEERFARGTARQTNGSPEERPARGTVRQGNGSPDERLARGTARQTNGSPEERLARGTARQRNGSPEERLARGTARQTNGSPEERLARGTARQRNGSPGERLARGTARQRNGSADERLARGTARQRNGSPDERLARGTARQRNGSPEERLARRTARQGNGSPEERLARGTTRQRNGSPGERLARGTARQENGSPEERLARGTARQRNGSPEERLARGTGAYAEHTNEIIRDLFIPVLIIRHQGAARSNSFDSAGVPAPSSPASQNVFSAIASRSGHGTSLLNHHYNYRFYSKFRNYDS